The Mycobacterium seoulense genomic interval GTGCGCGCGCGCGATCGGCGAGCACGGCGAGAAGGTCGCCGTCGGGCTGGACGTGCAGATCGACAAAACCAACCCAGCGGGGCGGCACCGGTTGCGCGGGCGTGGCTGGGAAACCGACGGCGGCGACCTGTGGGACGTGCTGGAACGCCTGGACGGCGAAGGCTGTTCGCGCTTCGTCGTCACCGACGTCAGCAAGGACGGCACGCTGGGCGGACCCAACCTCGAGCTGCTGGCCGCCGTCGCCGAGCGGACCGACGCGCCGGTGATCGCCTCCGGCGGCGTGTCGAGCCTGGATGACCTCCGCGCGATCGCCACCCTGACCGACCGCGGCGTCGAGGGAGCCATCGTCGGGAAAGCCCTCTACGCCGGGCGGTTCACCCTGCCGCAGGCGCTGGCCGCGGTCGCGGGGTAGGGCCGCGATGGACCTGGACGCGTTGGTCAAGAAGGCGTCGGCGATCCTCGACGACGCCACCGACCCGTTCCTTGCCGGCCACCGCGCCGATTCGGCGGTCCAGAAGAAGGGCAACGACTTCGCCACCGACGTGGACCTCGCGATCGAGCGGCAGGTGGTCGACGCGCTGACCGAGGCCACCGGAATCGGCGTGCATGGCGAGGAATTCGGCGGCAGCGACGTCGACTCGGAATGGGTGTGGGTGCTCGACCCGGTCGACGGCACGTTCAACTATGCGGCGGGATCGCCGATGGCGGGAATCCTGCTGGGGTTGCTGCACCACGGCGACCCGGTGGCCGGGCTGACGTGGCTGCCCTTCGTCGACCAGCGCTACACCGCGGTGGTGGACGGTCCGTTGATGAAAAACGGTGTCGCCCAGCCGTCGCTGGCCCCCGTCGACCTGACCGACGCCCTGATCGGTGCCGGCTCGTTCAGCGCCGACGCGCGGGGCCGGTTCCCGGGGCGCTACCGGATGGCGGTGCTGGAGAACCTCAGCCGGGTGTCGTCGCGCCTGCGGATGCACGGCTCCACGGGGCTCGACCTCGCCTACGTCGCCGACGGCGTCCTCGGTGGCTCGATCAGTTTCGGGGGCCACGTGTGGGACCACGCCGCGGGCGTGGCGCTGGTGCGTGCGGCGGGCGGCGTCGTCACCGACGTCCACGGTGAACCGTGGACCCCCGCGTCGGATTCCGCGCTGGCCGCGGGGCCACACGCGCACGCGGAGCTTCTCGAGATCCTGCGCAGCACCGGCCGACCGGAGGACTTCTGAGATGTCGTCGGGCAATGGCCTTGCGGTGCGGGTGATTCCGTGCCTGGACGTCGACGCGGGGCGGGTGGTCAAGGGAGTCAACTTCGAAAACCTGCGCGACGCGGGCGATCCCGTCGAGCTCGCCGCCGCCTACGACGCCGAGGGCGCCGACGAACTCACGTTCCTCGACGTCACCGCCTCGTCGTCGGGACGGGCCACCATGCTGGACGTGGTGCGCCGCACGGCCGAACAGGTGTTCATTCCGCTGACCGTCGGCGGCGGGGTGCGCACGGTCGCCGACGTCGACGTCTTGCTGCGCGCGGGCGCCGACAAGGTGTCGATCAACACCGCGGCGATCGCCCGGCC includes:
- the priA gene encoding bifunctional 1-(5-phosphoribosyl)-5-((5-phosphoribosylamino)methylideneamino)imidazole-4-carboxamide isomerase/phosphoribosylanthranilate isomerase PriA gives rise to the protein MLILLPAVDVVDGRAVRLVQGKAGSETEYGSALDAALGWQRDGAEWIHLVDLDAAFGRGSNRELLAEVVGKLDVQVELSGGIRDDESLAAALATGCARVNLGTAALENPQWCARAIGEHGEKVAVGLDVQIDKTNPAGRHRLRGRGWETDGGDLWDVLERLDGEGCSRFVVTDVSKDGTLGGPNLELLAAVAERTDAPVIASGGVSSLDDLRAIATLTDRGVEGAIVGKALYAGRFTLPQALAAVAG
- a CDS encoding inositol monophosphatase family protein, which produces MDLDALVKKASAILDDATDPFLAGHRADSAVQKKGNDFATDVDLAIERQVVDALTEATGIGVHGEEFGGSDVDSEWVWVLDPVDGTFNYAAGSPMAGILLGLLHHGDPVAGLTWLPFVDQRYTAVVDGPLMKNGVAQPSLAPVDLTDALIGAGSFSADARGRFPGRYRMAVLENLSRVSSRLRMHGSTGLDLAYVADGVLGGSISFGGHVWDHAAGVALVRAAGGVVTDVHGEPWTPASDSALAAGPHAHAELLEILRSTGRPEDF